In Thermococcus sp. 21S7, the following are encoded in one genomic region:
- a CDS encoding glycosyltransferase family 39 protein — protein MRRISGNREFLVSAGISLFTLILAVIALPSKTITYDGALYIDIARNLLHGITNYTYQGVYMMYRPPVYVYTLTVLFRFFSPEHHVTLARLVSAVFYSLTAGLTYLFALRMWNDEVKAILAAALYIFNPLAFAMGTRELVHSEFTFFYTLSIYLLYTGRKNGSTWRLYLSFIVAGIAILTRYTGLSIIGVTVAYLYLTEHWEWVKKREYPIGFALLAITLLPWLYMGHIHYGGAFKPFSVATQYVTNAPPVSAFDYIGMLINTIGVIALLAAIGFVLLKKDEEGWLLISWLFVGLLGIMTVTHKEERFITFLSPALALLAAHGLWGISNVLSEATRAGEYKKHVAVLLLVLFLVPIWGDASALKDDWDKQGAIYVEVFEYASKNYPADWLLVSQKMYTMAGLYYPDATIQVIMDVPQVRERISEGRYDVIVRVKSDPELNIESSGNYRIAKEFQNGNFIVYVRKF, from the coding sequence ATGAGGAGAATTTCGGGAAACCGAGAGTTTTTAGTAAGCGCAGGGATATCACTCTTCACCCTAATTCTGGCAGTTATAGCGCTCCCCTCAAAGACCATAACCTACGACGGAGCACTCTACATCGACATTGCCAGAAACCTCCTCCACGGAATAACAAACTACACGTACCAGGGCGTTTACATGATGTACCGCCCGCCCGTTTACGTCTACACCCTCACCGTACTCTTCAGGTTTTTCTCGCCGGAACATCACGTGACCCTCGCCCGGCTGGTGTCGGCAGTTTTCTACTCGCTTACGGCCGGCCTCACCTACCTCTTCGCCCTCAGGATGTGGAACGATGAAGTGAAGGCCATTCTGGCGGCTGCACTCTACATCTTCAACCCCCTGGCGTTCGCTATGGGAACCAGGGAACTCGTCCACAGCGAGTTCACCTTCTTCTACACCCTGTCCATCTACCTCCTGTACACCGGCAGGAAAAACGGTTCCACCTGGAGGTTATACCTCTCCTTCATCGTGGCGGGAATAGCGATACTCACCAGGTACACCGGTCTGTCAATAATCGGGGTTACGGTGGCGTACCTGTACCTGACCGAGCACTGGGAATGGGTAAAGAAGAGGGAGTACCCCATCGGCTTCGCCCTGCTGGCGATAACGCTCCTTCCCTGGCTGTACATGGGACACATCCACTACGGCGGAGCCTTCAAACCCTTCAGCGTTGCAACCCAGTACGTGACCAACGCACCCCCCGTATCGGCCTTTGACTATATCGGGATGCTCATCAACACCATAGGAGTAATCGCCCTCCTTGCGGCCATAGGCTTCGTCCTGCTCAAGAAAGACGAAGAGGGCTGGCTCCTGATTAGCTGGCTCTTCGTGGGCCTGCTCGGCATAATGACTGTGACCCACAAGGAGGAGAGGTTCATAACATTCCTCTCGCCTGCGCTGGCGCTCCTGGCTGCCCATGGGCTGTGGGGAATCTCAAATGTCCTCTCAGAAGCCACCAGAGCAGGGGAATACAAAAAGCACGTTGCCGTCCTGCTCCTAGTGCTCTTCCTAGTGCCCATCTGGGGGGACGCCTCGGCCCTCAAGGACGATTGGGACAAGCAGGGAGCAATCTACGTGGAGGTTTTTGAGTACGCCTCCAAGAACTATCCCGCGGACTGGCTGCTCGTCTCGCAGAAGATGTACACAATGGCAGGCCTCTACTATCCGGACGCCACCATTCAGGTGATAATGGACGTCCCGCAGGTGCGGGAGCGCATCTCAGAGGGCCGCTATGATGTCATAGTCCGCGTGAAATCTGATCCAGAACTCAACATAGAGAGCAGCGGCAACTATCGGATTGCAAAGGAATTCCAAAACGGGAACTTTATTGTTTATGTCAGAAAGTTTTAG
- a CDS encoding glycosyltransferase family 39 protein — protein sequence MKKESLYLPLLLIASFIIRMIPHRTLLLATYDEYLHKDITLRIVHYGLGSISKDIPSLLGLRAYSYPPMFHIIGAAFYKIFPSDYLFFVLPAVYGTLAVLGFYLAFKELMEDKKRALLAVTLLAFAPNFIYRTSLYIPENLGLFLFSLSMLFGIRLLKSKKIRDLIPLALVFALYMITHRGWIFFVLAALLVLVSYWWDFIKRHLHYFVALAVVAVLAYTQVSFIHSTLGELALRLQRSEVSFLGYFKWIGVVQLVFGAIASPYYFRRGGIRRGFVLWAWGFIFAGGISFRFRDPYAAIPLSAMAAEYLIDVIFPAIGPTLRKAFEGVRGFGAEWIRDVSKKRWLTSFIILLILVSPLAQGVYGAYKYVEAPTVSDKEAYEWITQNTPENATILVWWDMGYLLIGNTKRKDVVIWKKVYQGFFGEAPTVREATQAYFDHVVMFSSNQREWAYYLMKKYNVSYIFVDRRRYSYGLIRYGLMEYAPYDTHFKLEFCNGNSVIYRFIPEPDLRIEQPLPVNYTGEYSPLVNFLEKFWTGYNYADFDSRYKAYFNLNAWMVDLYSRLYKKTGDESFKARRDWLLRWLSYKEMENGAFPWGVPPNDFTLYTSYTLEPLKDVNFDGKERSLKLLKDRERGDFFMTTPKDQHGGMVTNALMLPVYKDLGILNATTEKNIVNQLLKEQRGDGSWNDNLGTTIAVASSLARYYQLTGNESVLDSVKKAAQWMTGEQEENGKLKAEKYEYAYSRATYAQMVYIYHVAGLTEAEEKTLRFIEDTFDPNREVHPLDAVLTMYRYFGYAYGKEDAIDMLNELLSAHPMPRFN from the coding sequence ATGAAAAAGGAGAGCCTCTACCTCCCGCTGCTTCTTATCGCGTCCTTCATCATCAGGATGATACCTCACAGGACGCTCCTGCTTGCCACTTACGATGAATACCTCCACAAGGATATAACCCTGAGAATCGTCCACTACGGCCTGGGCTCAATATCCAAGGATATCCCATCCCTGCTCGGCCTCCGGGCATACAGCTACCCCCCCATGTTCCACATAATCGGGGCCGCGTTCTACAAGATTTTCCCCTCGGACTACCTGTTCTTCGTTCTCCCAGCGGTCTACGGCACCCTGGCCGTTCTGGGCTTCTATCTCGCCTTCAAGGAGCTCATGGAGGACAAAAAGCGTGCACTCCTCGCCGTGACCCTTCTGGCGTTCGCTCCGAACTTCATCTACAGAACGAGCCTGTACATACCCGAGAACCTGGGACTGTTCCTGTTCTCCCTCAGCATGCTCTTTGGGATAAGGCTCCTTAAATCGAAGAAAATCCGGGACCTAATCCCGCTGGCCCTGGTCTTTGCCTTGTACATGATAACCCACAGGGGATGGATATTCTTCGTTCTAGCCGCGCTCCTCGTGCTCGTCTCGTACTGGTGGGATTTCATAAAGAGGCATCTCCACTACTTCGTGGCCCTCGCGGTGGTTGCGGTCCTGGCGTACACACAGGTCTCTTTCATACACTCCACGCTGGGAGAGCTCGCTCTGAGGCTCCAGAGGAGCGAGGTCAGCTTCCTCGGATACTTCAAATGGATAGGAGTTGTTCAGCTCGTTTTCGGGGCAATAGCGAGTCCGTACTACTTCAGGCGAGGGGGCATAAGACGTGGCTTTGTTCTGTGGGCGTGGGGGTTCATATTCGCCGGCGGAATCTCCTTCCGCTTCCGTGACCCCTACGCGGCCATACCCCTCTCCGCAATGGCCGCCGAGTACCTCATCGATGTCATATTCCCTGCCATAGGTCCAACGCTCAGAAAAGCCTTCGAGGGCGTCAGGGGCTTCGGTGCGGAGTGGATACGGGATGTGTCAAAGAAGAGGTGGCTCACCTCGTTCATAATTCTGCTAATTCTGGTCTCCCCCCTCGCCCAGGGCGTTTACGGAGCCTATAAATACGTTGAAGCACCCACGGTGAGCGATAAAGAGGCCTACGAGTGGATAACCCAGAACACGCCGGAAAACGCCACGATACTGGTCTGGTGGGACATGGGGTATCTGCTTATAGGCAACACAAAGAGGAAGGACGTCGTTATCTGGAAGAAGGTCTACCAGGGCTTCTTCGGCGAGGCTCCGACGGTGCGGGAGGCCACACAGGCGTACTTTGACCACGTCGTGATGTTCAGCTCAAACCAGAGGGAATGGGCGTACTACCTCATGAAAAAATACAACGTGAGCTACATCTTCGTTGATAGGAGGCGCTATTCATACGGCCTCATCCGCTACGGCCTCATGGAGTACGCCCCCTACGACACCCACTTCAAGCTGGAGTTCTGCAACGGAAATTCCGTTATATACCGCTTCATCCCGGAGCCGGATCTACGGATCGAGCAGCCGCTTCCAGTTAACTACACAGGCGAATACTCCCCGCTGGTGAACTTCTTGGAGAAGTTCTGGACCGGTTACAACTACGCGGACTTCGACAGCAGATACAAGGCGTACTTCAACCTCAACGCGTGGATGGTTGACCTGTACTCGCGCCTTTACAAGAAGACCGGCGATGAGAGCTTCAAGGCAAGAAGGGACTGGCTCCTTCGCTGGCTTTCGTACAAGGAGATGGAGAACGGAGCGTTCCCCTGGGGGGTTCCACCCAACGACTTCACGCTGTACACCTCGTACACCCTCGAACCCCTGAAGGACGTTAACTTCGACGGAAAGGAGAGGTCGCTCAAGCTGCTGAAGGACAGGGAACGCGGAGACTTCTTTATGACGACCCCCAAGGACCAGCACGGGGGAATGGTAACGAACGCCCTCATGCTTCCAGTTTACAAGGATCTCGGCATATTGAACGCCACGACGGAGAAGAACATCGTCAACCAGCTGCTGAAGGAGCAGAGGGGGGACGGGAGCTGGAACGACAACCTCGGCACAACCATAGCGGTCGCCTCCAGCCTGGCGAGGTACTATCAGCTGACGGGCAACGAAAGCGTTCTGGACTCCGTTAAAAAGGCAGCCCAGTGGATGACTGGAGAGCAGGAGGAGAACGGAAAGCTCAAGGCAGAGAAATACGAATACGCGTATTCCAGGGCGACCTACGCTCAGATGGTTTACATCTACCACGTGGCCGGACTCACGGAAGCCGAAGAGAAGACGCTCAGGTTCATTGAGGATACGTTCGACCCCAACAGGGAGGTTCATCCCCTTGACGCGGTGCTCACAATGTACCGCTACTTCGGCTACGCCTACGGGAAGGAGGACGCTATAGACATGCTGAACGAACTCCTCAGTGCCCACCCCATGCCGAGGTTTAACTGA